A genomic window from Parafrankia irregularis includes:
- a CDS encoding MarR family winged helix-turn-helix transcriptional regulator — protein sequence MTRFAGGPADSPGFLLWRTTLRWQRSVADALGPLGLTHVQFVLLACAWWLNRQGQQPNQVTIAAQAATDVKMTSEVLRRLESRGLVERRPDTRDTRAKVIVVTDAGAALALRAFKVVEDADEAFFGDAPGPLMAELRRLAQFGVEATSDAAGGAGDVQRAGTDREAG from the coding sequence GTGACCCGGTTCGCTGGCGGCCCCGCCGACAGCCCGGGCTTTCTCCTCTGGCGGACCACTCTGCGCTGGCAGCGCTCCGTGGCCGACGCACTCGGGCCGCTGGGGCTCACCCACGTTCAGTTCGTGCTGCTGGCGTGCGCCTGGTGGCTCAACAGGCAGGGCCAGCAGCCAAACCAGGTCACGATCGCCGCGCAGGCCGCCACGGATGTGAAGATGACCTCCGAGGTGCTTCGCCGCCTCGAAAGCCGCGGGCTCGTCGAACGGCGTCCCGACACCCGGGACACCCGGGCGAAGGTCATCGTGGTGACCGATGCGGGAGCCGCCCTGGCGCTGCGTGCGTTCAAGGTCGTCGAGGACGCCGACGAGGCCTTCTTCGGCGACGCCCCCGGTCCGCTCATGGCGGAGCTGCGCAGGCTGGCCCAGTTCGGGGTCGAAGCCACGTCGGATGCCGCGGGCGGCGCCGGCGACGTCCAGCGTGCCGGCACCGACCGCGAAGCCGGATAG
- a CDS encoding DHA2 family efflux MFS transporter permease subunit, with amino-acid sequence MSSTPVDLTGDEAAPGSAAGPPPISEAAAAEDATPPDRQEAGADDQVVGRHVWLVSGVVVVGAFMTQLDGALVNVGLATVAQDLGASLSTAQWIVSGYLLALVIGLPLCGWASRRIGAGSLWLWVLTGFTVTSALCAAAPDIGSLVAARAAQGFAGGLLLPAGQTIIAQVSGKKLMGRVMSTVGMALVLGPALGPTVGGLLIAHASWRWLFLVNIPVGVVGLWLGRRLIPRGDRAPGSNFDLTGFALIGVALPALTFAVSWSSDHHGRSLPLIAIPLLVGAVALAAFVRRGRRVQTPLLNTRLLTRRVFAAAAASSFLAGVIQFGALVIWALYFQLARGYDVVETGLAMIGFAAGAAVLPVAGRLTDRFGGGPVSLAGGLLTTVAFVPVALLPDGIDMIVIEGCLFVLGVGNALSVVPSSTAAYVAVEPAQLPDAVTMINVFLRLGGAVGAALLVTVLSWSAGTDVTAAGSTGSATFHAPFWCLCALSGLFVASASWLVASTGRPARR; translated from the coding sequence ATGTCGTCGACACCGGTCGACCTCACGGGCGACGAGGCGGCGCCGGGGAGCGCCGCCGGACCACCCCCGATATCGGAAGCGGCCGCGGCCGAGGACGCCACACCTCCCGATCGCCAGGAGGCAGGTGCCGACGACCAGGTGGTGGGGCGACACGTATGGCTCGTCTCCGGCGTCGTCGTCGTCGGCGCGTTCATGACGCAGCTCGACGGTGCCCTGGTGAACGTCGGACTGGCGACCGTGGCCCAGGACCTCGGCGCGAGCCTTTCGACCGCCCAGTGGATTGTCAGCGGGTATCTCCTGGCCCTGGTGATCGGCCTTCCGCTGTGCGGATGGGCCAGCCGGAGAATCGGGGCGGGGTCACTGTGGCTGTGGGTGCTCACCGGTTTCACCGTGACCTCGGCGCTTTGCGCGGCAGCACCGGACATCGGCTCCCTCGTCGCCGCGCGCGCGGCACAGGGGTTCGCCGGTGGTCTGCTCCTTCCCGCCGGTCAGACAATCATCGCCCAGGTCAGCGGCAAGAAGCTGATGGGCCGAGTGATGAGTACCGTCGGAATGGCGCTCGTGCTCGGCCCCGCGCTCGGACCGACAGTCGGCGGCCTGCTCATCGCGCATGCGTCCTGGCGGTGGCTGTTCCTGGTGAACATTCCGGTGGGCGTCGTGGGCCTGTGGCTCGGCCGCAGGCTCATCCCGCGCGGTGACCGGGCGCCAGGCTCGAACTTCGACCTCACCGGCTTCGCCCTGATCGGTGTCGCCCTGCCCGCCCTCACCTTCGCGGTCAGCTGGTCCAGCGACCACCACGGACGGTCGCTGCCGCTGATCGCCATCCCCCTGCTGGTCGGAGCGGTGGCGCTCGCAGCGTTCGTCCGGCGCGGCCGGCGCGTCCAGACGCCGCTGCTGAACACCCGCCTGCTCACCAGGCGGGTGTTCGCCGCGGCCGCGGCGTCCAGCTTCCTCGCCGGAGTGATCCAGTTCGGCGCGCTGGTGATCTGGGCGCTCTACTTCCAGCTCGCGCGCGGGTACGACGTCGTCGAGACGGGCCTCGCGATGATCGGTTTCGCGGCAGGCGCCGCGGTGTTGCCGGTGGCCGGCCGGCTGACCGACCGGTTCGGCGGTGGCCCGGTGTCCCTCGCCGGCGGGTTGCTGACCACCGTGGCGTTCGTTCCGGTGGCGCTGCTCCCGGACGGCATCGACATGATCGTCATCGAGGGCTGTCTGTTCGTACTGGGTGTCGGCAACGCACTGTCCGTCGTTCCGTCCTCCACCGCGGCGTACGTCGCGGTGGAACCGGCGCAGCTCCCGGATGCCGTCACGATGATCAACGTCTTTCTCCGGCTTGGTGGCGCGGTCGGGGCGGCCCTGCTGGTCACGGTGCTCAGCTGGTCCGCGGGCACCGACGTCACGGCGGCAGGCAGCACCGGGAGCGCGACCTTCCACGCGCCGTTCTGGTGCCTGTGCGCGCTGTCGGGGCTGTTCGTCGCCTCGGCGAGCTGGCTGGTGGCATCCACGGGGCGACCGGCCCGGCGGTGA
- a CDS encoding GOLPH3/VPS74 family protein has protein sequence MEPPSSLPAQLFLLAYDLEHNRMHRSPYLGLSLRAAALTDLLHQGVIADDNGRVLLVTPSGGTSAAHGPARHSPARRGATQRGRSPHGRGPQPSSARPGRPPSSAGASSTDPLHAKLITEIAASGRERSWRYWVGRRPRGTDRIVRQHLADGGWIRLEHRRIIGIIPATGVTVRDRVMVLRLQHAVDEALRGTPGSSRSRSPGRAAVAGAGHTADPAPASLAALLAAGQIGALRGRRVRRELRHRLAAVEMVAGPAVPALRAAVRSQQSAAAAG, from the coding sequence GTGGAACCGCCGTCGTCCCTGCCTGCCCAGCTGTTCCTACTCGCCTACGACCTGGAGCACAACCGTATGCACAGGTCGCCCTACCTGGGCCTCTCCCTGCGTGCGGCCGCCCTCACCGACCTGCTGCACCAGGGGGTGATCGCCGACGACAACGGCCGGGTCCTGCTCGTCACCCCCTCCGGCGGCACCTCCGCCGCACACGGCCCAGCCCGGCACAGCCCGGCTCGGCGCGGCGCAACCCAGCGCGGACGGAGCCCGCACGGACGGGGCCCGCAGCCCAGCTCGGCCCGTCCAGGACGGCCACCGAGCAGTGCGGGCGCCTCGTCCACCGACCCGCTGCACGCGAAGCTGATCACCGAGATCGCGGCGTCCGGCCGCGAGCGGTCCTGGCGATACTGGGTGGGTCGGCGGCCTCGCGGCACCGACCGGATCGTGCGGCAGCACCTCGCGGACGGCGGCTGGATCAGGCTGGAGCACCGCCGAATCATCGGAATCATTCCGGCGACGGGTGTGACGGTGCGCGACCGGGTGATGGTGCTCCGCCTCCAACACGCGGTAGACGAAGCCCTCCGCGGCACCCCTGGCAGCAGCCGTAGCCGCAGTCCCGGCCGCGCCGCCGTTGCCGGCGCCGGTCACACTGCCGATCCGGCCCCGGCGAGCCTGGCCGCGCTGCTCGCCGCCGGCCAGATCGGCGCACTGCGCGGCCGGCGGGTGCGCCGCGAACTGCGGCACCGCCTGGCCGCTGTGGAGATGGTCGCGGGCCCGGCCGTTCCGGCTCTACGTGCCGCGGTGCGCTCACAACAATCCGCGGCCGCCGCCGGCTGA
- a CDS encoding SDR family NAD(P)-dependent oxidoreductase: MELTGNVAVVTGGTHGVGAAICQRLAADGHHVVVAHHAPAAAAARGLVAELTAAGCSASMRQVDLTRADQVADLFGEVLADYGRVDFVVSNPTDGTARLVAELETDVLDQTLAVNVRGTVHLLREASSRLAEWGRIVILSSTVVAAPTVGSAAFAASMAARETLGKVAAKEFGTRGITVNSLRIGPADPAGPTTAGPTTSGAVPADVVPADSGAAPAHPSPLGRPGQPQDVADVVSFLVSDAARWITGQVISVDGGATA, encoded by the coding sequence GTGGAGCTCACCGGGAACGTGGCCGTCGTCACCGGAGGCACACACGGTGTTGGCGCGGCCATCTGCCAGCGGCTCGCCGCCGATGGTCATCATGTGGTCGTCGCCCATCACGCCCCCGCCGCGGCGGCGGCCCGCGGTCTCGTGGCGGAGCTGACGGCCGCCGGCTGCTCGGCGAGCATGCGCCAGGTCGACCTGACGAGGGCCGACCAGGTCGCTGATCTGTTCGGCGAGGTGCTCGCCGACTACGGGCGGGTCGACTTCGTCGTCAGCAACCCCACCGACGGCACGGCACGTTTGGTGGCCGAACTGGAGACCGACGTCCTCGACCAGACCCTGGCCGTCAACGTCCGGGGCACGGTGCACCTGCTGAGGGAGGCAAGCAGCCGCCTCGCCGAGTGGGGAAGGATCGTCATCCTCTCCTCCACCGTGGTGGCGGCTCCGACAGTGGGTTCGGCGGCCTTCGCGGCGAGTATGGCCGCAAGGGAGACGTTGGGGAAGGTCGCCGCGAAGGAGTTCGGTACCCGCGGTATCACCGTCAACTCGCTGCGCATCGGTCCGGCGGACCCGGCTGGCCCGACGACGGCTGGCCCGACGACGTCGGGCGCCGTGCCGGCCGACGTCGTGCCGGCCGACAGCGGGGCAGCGCCGGCCCATCCGTCGCCCCTCGGGCGCCCGGGCCAGCCTCAGGACGTCGCCGATGTCGTGTCGTTCCTGGTGAGCGACGCCGCCAGATGGATCACCGGCCAGGTGATCAGCGTCGACGGCGGGGCAACCGCCTGA
- a CDS encoding SRPBCC family protein yields MWTTEYSAVADAAPEAVWAALRDLHSGVKLSDRSDTFELHGPFVVGTELSVTPAGQDTFRSKIVELDEPKVYADQTQFGELTLLFRHVLIPLEPGRTKVTHHLEISGPGSDDVGPELGPQISEDFPEAMADLFTAASSGSVPQGTPTP; encoded by the coding sequence ATGTGGACCACCGAGTACAGCGCCGTTGCGGATGCCGCCCCCGAGGCGGTCTGGGCCGCGCTGCGTGACCTGCATTCGGGCGTGAAACTGAGCGATCGCAGTGACACCTTCGAGCTCCACGGCCCTTTCGTCGTGGGCACGGAGCTCTCGGTGACCCCTGCCGGCCAGGACACGTTCCGGTCGAAGATCGTCGAGCTTGACGAGCCGAAGGTCTACGCCGACCAGACCCAGTTCGGCGAGCTGACCCTGCTGTTCCGGCACGTGCTCATCCCGCTGGAGCCGGGCCGGACGAAGGTCACGCACCACCTGGAGATCAGCGGCCCGGGATCCGACGACGTCGGGCCGGAGCTGGGCCCGCAGATCAGCGAGGACTTCCCGGAGGCCATGGCCGACCTCTTCACCGCGGCGTCTTCCGGGAGCGTCCCCCAGGGCACACCCACACCGTGA
- a CDS encoding SPFH domain-containing protein encodes MTTEAPRSGTDHVVDMPEPNVREHPAHDVSGLFALVLSLAGSLICLGAAVVGIVVAASGHPAPGVVLIVVGLLGLIASIVALCGLTAVAPGEARVVALFGRYTGTIRTTGLRWVNPFTTRHKVSTRIRNHESGVAKVNDADGNPIEISAVVVWQVEDTAQAVFEVDDFVEFVAIQSETAVRHIATSYPYDAAPEIMSLRDNAEEITAKLSGEIAARVASAGVQVIESRITRLAYAPEIAQAMLRRQQAGAVVAARSRIVEGAVGMVEAALTRLDQENIIDLDDERKASMVSNLLVVLCSEQSTQPVINAGSLYT; translated from the coding sequence ATGACCACCGAGGCACCACGAAGCGGGACCGATCACGTTGTCGACATGCCCGAACCGAACGTCCGTGAACATCCCGCTCACGACGTCTCCGGGCTGTTTGCCCTGGTACTGAGCCTGGCGGGATCGCTGATCTGCCTAGGAGCCGCCGTTGTCGGCATCGTCGTCGCCGCCAGTGGACACCCCGCACCGGGGGTGGTGCTCATCGTCGTCGGCCTGCTGGGCCTCATCGCCTCGATCGTCGCCCTGTGCGGCCTCACCGCAGTGGCACCGGGTGAGGCGCGTGTCGTCGCACTGTTCGGGCGGTACACCGGAACGATCCGCACCACCGGCCTGCGCTGGGTGAACCCGTTCACCACCCGGCACAAGGTCTCCACCCGGATCCGCAACCACGAGAGCGGTGTCGCGAAGGTCAACGACGCCGACGGCAACCCGATCGAGATCTCCGCCGTGGTCGTCTGGCAGGTGGAGGACACCGCCCAGGCCGTCTTCGAGGTGGACGACTTCGTCGAGTTCGTCGCCATCCAGTCCGAGACCGCCGTCCGGCACATCGCGACCAGCTACCCCTACGACGCCGCACCCGAGATCATGTCGCTACGCGACAACGCCGAGGAGATCACCGCGAAACTCTCGGGCGAGATCGCGGCCCGCGTCGCCTCCGCCGGAGTCCAGGTCATCGAGTCACGCATCACCCGCCTGGCCTATGCACCGGAGATCGCCCAGGCGATGCTGCGCCGCCAGCAGGCCGGAGCGGTCGTGGCGGCCCGGTCACGCATCGTCGAGGGCGCGGTGGGCATGGTCGAGGCCGCGCTGACCCGCCTCGACCAGGAGAACATCATCGACCTGGATGACGAACGCAAGGCGAGCATGGTCAGCAACCTGCTCGTCGTTCTGTGCAGCGAACAGTCGACCCAGCCGGTCATCAACGCCGGATCGCTGTACACCTGA